A region of the Columba livia isolate bColLiv1 breed racing homer chromosome 15, bColLiv1.pat.W.v2, whole genome shotgun sequence genome:
TCTGCATGGACACGTGCCTGCGACCTCAGACCAGAGCACTGAGCTGCTCCCGGGCCGGCTCTGCTCCCGCCTGAATGGGCTTCATCAGAACAGCTTTGGGCTTTTGGCCCCTGCTAGAAACACCAAGCAGCACAGCTACACCACCAtacccagccctgggcacacaGCTTAATATGCACGTATGATTTTGCCAAAATAATTCACAGCTGAGGGGACAGTATGTGAATTTACCCCAGATGAGCTGGAAGCGACTGCAACCTGCTCGGTAGCATTTCCCCGCATGCTGAGCTCACTTCTATGTGCTGCTTGCATGCTACCTGCCACTCCCCTGCAGCGTCCCTCTGGTAGCTCAGCTTTTCTTTACATGGTATCAGCTCCTCTAAGGACtttaaggacaaggaattactggaaaGAGTCGagcagagagctacaaagatgctgaggggtctggagcatctttgtgatgagagagctggggctgttgagctggagaagagaagctgagagggatctgatcaatgggatcagtatctcagggtgggtgtcagaggatggaccagactctgttcagtggtgcccagcaccagggtgaggggcaacgggcacagactgaaacacaggaggctccatctgaacatgagcagaaacttgtttgctgggaggtgccagagcctggcccaggctgcccagagcgggtgtggagtctcctgctctgagacattcaaaccgcctggacccacctgtgtgatctgctctgtgaccctgcgggagcagcgctgggctggggatctgcagaggtcaCTTCAaacccagccaggctggggttCTGTGACTCCACTGATGAGAAACGATCAGAAAAGGCAAAGCTACCACCTCCCAAACTTCTGCTTTTTATGTTGCTCAGGGTCCTGTGCTTGGGAAAGCTTGCTCTTCCTACTGATTTATTCACTTCTATGGAAGTGAAAAGAAGTACAAAGCACTCCATCCTGCCAACTGTGTGCAGCACATTCCCTTTTGCTGATGTTCCTAAAGCTAAGTGTGCCAGCGATAAGATCTGGagcccaggcagcagcaaacTAGAAATCAATTAAAAGCGGTGTATCCCAGGCTTGGCGTGAAGCTGGTTTGTGAAGAGCTAACATCCTAACATAAAAGGAATAggttttataatttctttatgTACTTCAAATACACAAATTTCCAGTATATTTACAATTTCTGATGCTTTAAAATGCACATTGCcaatttttttaacaagaaatgGCTATGATCCAGCcagtttttttccacttcaggtCCTTTCCCAGTACTTTTCATTAGCAGGTACTTACAGGACAAGAACGGagaggatgaaaaagaaaagttcacTTGTAATTAAGTTAGAGTAGATCCACACAACCCATTTTGAGGCAGTGTAACCTTCCAGTATTTTTATCCAGTTGGAGACCGCAGCATACATAGAAGACAAACCTCGGAAAGGACCACACTCTTCTGAAGGTTTTAACCTGAAAATGTGAGAAAACAGTTAAAGCTTCATCTATTAACCGGTGCTGGAGTTAATATTGTGATTTTGCACATCAGGATGCTTGTTAGTTTGCCGTAGCCCTCTGCTCTCTGTGGCTGCTCTGGGAACTGCCATGGTCTGTGTTTGACTGTGAACATGGGTCACTCTCCAGTCATTGGCGCTGCTGCAAGAGACTGGTCTGAGCCTTGGAAATACAATCTTGACCTAAATTAATGAGTCAATCACTGTAGCGCAAGCTACAACAAACTGAAAATGGGGATTTTCCAAGTTCCACCACAGGTGTGGAGGGAGCTGTCGTCTCATCCAGCCTTCCAGGACACGACTCACTGCAGATTTTCAATAACAACAGGACATGGCCAAGTAAGGCAGCCCGTAGCAACAATTAACAGTTTGGGTAGACTGAAATAGGAAaatgttgtttccttttaaactgAATCATTCCAGACAGTCTGAAATTCCCACCTGCCAGCTGGAAATGTTtgctctgaaatatttcatctcaCCTGGTTTCCTGTGCTTACTAAATATTGAAATCTTGTGGCTGAGAGgtgccaagaaaaagaaaaggtgcaTCCATGCTGCCCGCACTGTGACCAGAGTAACGTGCACATAAACAAAGCAACTGTAAAATACTGGTAACAACCCAGATGCATTATTGCAGACGCCAGCACTCCCTGCAGAAAGAGCCTTTGAAGTTCATACATAATCCAGAAGTTGACCTCAACTGAGTTTTCCCAGGTGTTTCTCCACGGTAGACCCAGTATGGCCTAAACCAGAAATAAGTCCAGGACTAGGTGACAGAAGCTTataaggaggaggaaaaggcaaattCGCTGTGACATTTAAATAGGAACCAAAAACTTCAACGCAACTTTGTTTCTCCTCCCACTttcttatcacagaatcccagagtgtcgggggttgaagggccctggaaagctcatccagtgcaatccccccatggagcaggaacacccagatgaggttacacaggaaggtgtccaggcgggttggaatgtctgcacagaaggagactccacaaccccctgggcagcctgggccaggctctgccaccctcaccaggaacaagtttcttctcaaatcaaaatggaacctcttatgttccagtttatacccactgcctcttgtcttaccattggttgtcaagTTACTACGTGAACAACGTTCCTGTAAACTCACTGAGCGTGTCTCGTTTCCAGAATAGAGAACATCAACATCTGAAACCTCCCACTAGCAATTCATACAGCTTTTTCTATACAAAAATGCAGATTTCTCTGCCCAGTCCCAGGTTCCACAGCGCAGCACAGCAGGCGTGGACGCCACTGATGTGCCGTACCTCCAGACGGTGACCGCGATGACCGACAGGACGCCCAcgaaggaggggaaaaacagCAGGAACATGAAGGACGTCGTCATTTGTGCTGTTCTCCAGGCTTTGCGGGGGGGTTGGCAATTCATCATCAGGCTGACCTTTAATGAGATGAAGGTACACTGACTCTGGAACGGTATTACACACCACTTCTACTCGGTTTAAGTCAATCTCACTGAAATTGCTGGAATAGCATCTATCAAAAGTGCACAAGAACTTATTTAGTATGAATTTGATAGAGATACTGGAGGTTTAGAAAATTTCGATAATATAGTCTTTAAATAGTAAGAGGCAAAACGAGGTTCTGGAAGGTTCTTCGGGACTGCGTTGGGTAGAGTTTGCTTTTGCAGCATACGCAAACCCACAGTTTAGGGAAATTTGAATTGACCTTTCTGGCTGTAGCTTTGTTCTGCTATATTCGGCACTACAAACTGTTCAGTGACCCAACTCTGTCATCTGGTCACACTACTGAGGCAACGAATTCTCAAAAGAAGACACCTCCAGTGTGATTTTTAGCTGAATCACCCTGCTCACACCTGGATAACTTGGCAGGGGCGTTGCTGGGGCCTGATCAGGCAGACCAAGTCATGGCCACAGCCTGAGTGTCTATATTGACATATGCACTTTCCACCACTAACTCCCTGGCCTTTAATTTTACTCCTttgttctctctcctctctAACTGTGCTCTCAACCCCTCCTATAACCCTTCCATGCTTCCCACCCTTCATGTTTCACAGGTTTGTAATGCTAAATTGTGTATCTAAATTGTGTTCCTTTAAAGCAAATCCCACTGCCCACAAAAAACGCAAAACCCCAAAGGCtccagacaaaaccagcactTTAATGCAATAAATTCTGCTCAGATTTCAAACGGTGTATGTTTCTGATGAGCACATATAGAGCTTGTTACCTTTTTCACGTAAAATACTATAGAAAACGATATCATCTGGATACCAGGCAGCAGAGGTGAGAACAGGATACCAATCCTACGAGAAGGGATTTGTAAGAGGCACGTGAGATCTTTGCTATTCACCACACTGCTCTCAGCACACTGAAAGCACGAAATACCACCCTAACTTCAAATACAGTTAGTGTTTGGTTATTTGGAAATGTAATTATATTCACATGGATGCTGTAACAGTGAATCAACCTTTAACAAAATGCAACTTCAAACGTAAGTATCTACATCTGAAAAGCTCTTACAACTGGACGCATGCACTCACTCTTAGAAATAAGGCATCTTTTCCAGGGTTTAATATGGAGACTGTTTCTGCAGGAACATCATTCCAGTGGGGAAGTCAACAACAATCCAGGATGTTCCTTTTCTGGGTTTGCCCCAGGCCAGGTGGCCACAGAGTAAACTACAGATCAAGTTATTGTTATCATCTGTAGAATTACACAGAGAACTACAAGTCCCAGTCCTTACAAAGCTGCTTATATATCAACTCCCCCGGGCACTTATGCTGTTCTTTACGCCATGATGGGAAACACCCAGAAATGTCACAATAATATTGTTCAACGGTATTTCTAAGTGCAAATGAAGTTTGGGCCATAAATGCAACACTTACCAGGTCAAAGTCTGGGCATAGATCAATTCTAAAACATTTCGTCCAATATCAAATTCAGGAGGCCCCCAGCTCGCACAGACTGCAGTTCCAATAATTCTGTGGAGGGAAACAACACAGCACAATGGCATTTGCTAAATGATAAAACCCTTTGTGTAAATCTCTGCAGATGACCTCTGGAATCGAAGCATCAATGACAAATGATTCAAGGGCTACATCAACCATGTCACGCAGAGCAGCCACAGCTCATTGGTTAGATAACATGTCAAAAACGAAATAGAGTTTGGCAAAAGTAAATTCTCATAGGCCACAGTAGGGTTGAAATAAAACCTAGGATAATTCTCatgaaactcaaaaaaaaaataaagaagacaaaaaaaggaTTTGCAACTATATCAGAAACGCGTTCTTATGCTCAAACAGTTGAAATGGCAAGTTGTCTCAGTGCAAAACTGTAATAGCTTTTCAGTTCCAGAGTCCTGAGAATTTTCAGCCTCAATCAGAAAACTGGATCTTGTAGACCGATACTCTTAATATACCCTAAAGTACACCTGCCCTCAAACTAACTGCAGCTTCAAGGCGCAGAGACACACACAGGTAAGCAAGTGCTCAGAGGATTCCTACTGAGGGTCCACGATCCCTTTTCATCACCTCATTTTTCCTGAGCTGGGGAGATTCAACTTCTGCTTGTTGTAGCaagaaaaactgaagatttCAGTAACTATCCCATCTTGCCTTGAATACAGGTCTTGGAAGCACCTTGTCAGCTGCATCAGCAACAGGTTTCAGGGTGGGCTGTCAGGGGTTACTCTGAATCTATGCAAATAAATAGGAGCAATTGTACTTTTAGCCTTTGACAGCTGTACGTGTTTGCACAGCTCAGTGCAGGACACTGACCGCAGCTCACACTGCGGGGCTGGGACTGGGAGCTCCTGCTGGGAGGGGGTTTCCTACCTGAACAGAATGAGAATAGGAGGATTAAAGTTCACTGGCAAGAGCTGTGCAGGGAAAGTCTACAAGGGCTTCTCAGTGTGGGTTTGTGTTGGTTTAACAAAGTCCCACCTTGTAAACCAGTCTTGTTCACATCATGTGCAAAGGGCAGACAATGGATCTCCTACACAAGTATGGCCCGGAGCCCAAAAcgccctgcagagctggcaagCACTTAAACATTCTGCTACTGTAGGTCAGCAACGCCGGCTGACAACAGGAAGGGACACACGGATGTCAGAGGCAAACGGACATTTCGTTCACACACTTCGCTGTGTTCACGTTCAGTTATAAAAACTTTCTCCCTTTTGTGCTGCAGAACTCTACACTTGAGAGACATGTTACACCCTTAATAGGACTGattaaaataagatttcaaCTTGTGTGCACTGTAGAGAgctcagttctgtttaatctcttcttCAGTGGTCTGGACaaagggattgagtgcaccctcactAAGTTTGGAGATGACACTGGGTTGGGTggagtgttgatgtgctggagggtgggaaggccacacagagggatctggaccggctGGGTCGATGGGCTGGGacaattgtctgaggttcaacaaggccaagggccgggtcctgcacttgggtcacaacaaccccatgaacgctgcaggctggggaagagcggctggagagtgcctggaggaaaaggacctgggggtgttggtgacagtggctgaacatgaaccagtgtgtgcccaggtggccaaaaaggccaccagcatcctggcttgtgtcaggaatagtgtggccagcaggacaagggaagtgattgtgACACTGTACgctgcactggtgaggccacactttgaatcctgtgttcagttttgggcccctcatcataaggacattgaggtgccagagagagtgcagaggaagtgacaaagctggtgaggggctggagcacaagtgtgttggagcggctgagggacctgggggttcagctggagaacaggagctgaggggagaccttctgatctctgaactgcctgaaaggagcttggagccaggggggtcgggctctgctccccaggaacaagcgccaggagcagaggaaacggcctcaagttgcgccaggggaggttgaggttggatgtgggaaacaatttcttccccgaagggctgtggggcattggaacaggctgcccagggcagtgctggagtcaccagccctggaggggtggacagacggacatgaggttctcaggacatggggcagtgccaggggtgggttgtggttggacttgatgatcttaagggtctcttccaaccaaatgattctatgattatatatgaggaaaaaaaagacagtgggACATACCCAGGAAAGGCGGCAGCACGTCTGTGCGTATGCAGAAAACAAGGTTTGCCGCTTGAGACACCTGGTCCCTCGTCACCCCAGCCAGATGTATGGGGTGCGGTGTGGcttcctccctgcctggctTTCCATCCCCAGAGGGACAAAGGACATGCTGggagagcagagtgggacacaCTCCAACCTCCTCTTAAGGAGGAGCTACAATATTCCCAGGGCATGTACCCAGAGGCTGTGCCTGCTAGAGATCACCCAGGAAGCTTGAGTAGCGCCACAGTCACGCTCCTGTTTGACTTGTTTTTTcacattggagaaaaaaaaagagaaatgtaatGTCTTTAGTGTGTTTGGTTAATGAATAAAAAGAAGATTAGAAAAGTAGTACTCACCTTCGCAAAAACTCTCCAAAGAAAGagccaagcaaacaaaatatgaaGTCAACTAGAACAAGACGATAGATATCCTGGCCAACCAGAGTCTCCCAGCACTTtaagaagcagaaggaagaaaaatgaaaatgcatatctagaagtaaaaaaaaccaGGCAATTCTAACATTGTTTCCAAATGCTTGGGCACCTGAAACTTGGGCTACAGGTCAAAGTTTTGCCAACACCCTGACTAATCAATTAACCTCCCATTGAACAATGCTGCAAAGCTGCTGAGAACTTAGTTGGCcgattcattttttcttacagttCATTTCTCTAAAGATGCTCATAAAAATAGACAATTAAATAATgctaataaataatttaaaaaaaaaagttgggaTGGCAAATTCATCTTTCCAAGACACCACGTGTACTTCTCTTTGCTGGAGCAAGCCTTGTATCCAAGTGGTTCCTAACCTGGCACTGTAAGtcaaaaatttgtatttttgaaaCTTTACCTGTGATTGTGATGCAGCCACAACGTTAAGCCAGTAGTAGCACAGTATTCCAACAATTGAGATCTTCAGGATgatatttctgaaaagaaaaagtaggagTAACTGCCCTGACAGCGGGTCCATAAGCTCACTGGAGGGAATGATGGCAGGATGGTCACTGGTTACCCCACGTTATTAACTCCCGTTATCccaacagccctgcagagcagcagaaccagagaatcacagaatgtcctgagtcgGGAGGGACCCCCAAGgctcatggagtccaactcctgtccctgcacaggacaccccacaggtcaccccgtgtgtctgagcacgttgtccagtctcttgttgaacactgtcaggttgggccgtgacagctccctggggagcctgttcagtgtccagcacctctgggtgaagaaccttttcctcatgtcccactgaccctccctggcacatcttctgccattccctgggctctgtcactgtcacagagcagagctcagcctgcccctcctgctcctgctgaggaacctgcagcccatgagctctgccctcagtctgctctgctccagctgaacagacccagggacttcagccgctgctcatacagcttcccctccaaactttcaccaacttcgtagcctCTCCTGGtcactctccagcagctttatgtccttttctcctgtgtcccagccctgcacacagtgaatgctgcaggtgaggccgccccagcgcagagcagagcgggacaatcccccctgcccggctggccgtgctgCGCTGGGTGCTCCAGGACACGGGTCCCTCTTGTctccagggacactggtggctcatATTCAACTTGCCAccgaccagaacccccagatccctctccacggagctgctctccagcatctcgtcccccagtctgtctgtacagctggggttgccatgtcccaggtgcaaaatccagcacatGCCCttgttggtgattgcccagttctccgaTTTGTCCAGATCCCCCTGCAGGGCTCCTCTGCCCTCCAGAGTGTCGACAGCTCCCCCCAGCCGCAGCTCTCCCCGGAGCTCGGGTGCAGCATCATCCCAGTGTCCTGGCAGATGGGGAACTGGGCACAACTTGGCACCAGCCTCTGCTAAACAGGCTGACTGTGGGTGTGCGGGTGTGTGGGCTCCACGGGGGCCGAGGGGCACCAGGGGTTATATGCTGTTAATTCCATGTATCTGCAGTGAAGGGAGATGTCCTTGGccccctctcccttttcctttccctgggTGGCAACAGCCCCAGGGCCATCTAGGGAAGgtacaaaccaaaaccaagcccAGTGTCACAGTGTGCCTCATTGAGAGTGGAAACCATACCCCAGCCTCCTGCAGAGATGTAACACTCCCGAGGgctcacagaaaacaaacaaaacatggaGAGAAGTGCATACAAGAACCTTTGGAGAAGACGAATTCTCCTCTGTGGCTTCCTACTGCCCACCACACCACCTAGTCACAGCTTGATGTCAAAATAAGTGTCAGACAACTTGAGGCAAAAAGCACGAAGAAGTGGGAGCAACAAATACCTTGTAATGGTGACATATATCCGGTATCCAGGAGTCTGAAATCTCTCCAGGTGTCCAAGCCAGGAGTAGAAGAGCGGGACAAATGTGTTGAGGAGAGATGTGACAATAGGTAGCACCAACGTGGCAGCTTGGCTCCCAAGGTCGTTTTTATGCCAATTCACAAACAGCttggagaggaggaaaacaaacaaacaaacaaacaaagccaccACAACTTAGAGCCTTAGCTGAAATACCGCATCAAGTTGTGTCCACAGGGAAGACACCTGGACACTTGGAACCTCCCTGGATGTTCTCAGGTTAGAGACCACCACGTTTTTTGGGCCcatgcacagcagcacagggaccctctccccttcccctgtGTCACCTGGGACCAAGACTGGGAGCCCCAGCcccaaagcagctcctgggcagaggagagaaaggcTTTGCTGAGGCTGCTTCTTGCTCTCAAGGCCACCAGCTGCGCTCCCCCTAAGCCAGCCATGAGCACAGGCAAGCAGGTGATGGGGTGAGGAGGGAGAtttgctccagcccctcaggtCCTGTGCTCTTGCCACAGTCCCCACTAGTAGGAGTCTTTGCAAACCGGCCGTTTAGGTACAAGCAGAATTTGTGTTTGCATTGGCAGAAACAGCGGCTCCGCTTCCCTACAGTCCTGGTAGTGAACAGAGCCCCATTCGCACTCGGTGTAAGATACCAGGTGGAAAAATGCACCTCCCAAACCAGACTGCAAAATGTGTCCTTACCTTTGCGTTATTAATGGAGAGGAAGTAAACACCAGCACAAGCGGCTACTGCTGTGCCCAGCGAAGCAGCCCAGGAAACAAGGTGAATAACAATACGAACAAGTCTCTCCCTTGCAGAAAGATTTAGAACTTCTCGGTTTACTTCCATGAGGTCTTCCTGCAAGGAAACAACTCCTTAGTCAACAGCATAAAGCAAAACTTGTTAGACTGAAGGGAAGATTATTTCTCTAGAATATGGGCAGAATAATATCCTGGGAACATTTACTGGACAAGTTTGTGTTCCTAACCTGAAAGTCTTATCTCTTCACAGTTACACTGCATTTTACAGATAATATTACAAGCCTGCCTTTTGTTTAGGTcaaaaagcaggaaggaaaatcaGATGAAATGTTCTGTTTGGCAAACATTTAATAGTCACAGGGGTTCTCTGAGCAGAACAGaagcatataaatatttatatgtagcttaaagagaacagaaaaacaagcagctAAGCCAGCTCCAGGAGCTCAAACCAAATTAAACCTAACAGTCAGGAAGACTGAAGTCTATTAGGAGCAGCTCTGGCATGCTCGAGTCACTAAGACTCGTATTAGCACACCCAGGTTTGTGTGCACAACTAAGCCTCTGGCAGAGGGACTCACACATTCTAGTCTTGCACCTTTCTACTTTTCTGTACCTCCTGTGTTTTGTACCTTTATCTGTGTCCTGAGATTCTTTTGTTTCAGCTTCACGGCTTTTTCGTTCGTTATGTTGAAGTCCCAAGTGCAGAGAAGCCTGCTGGCGTTTCCAGAGTATGTCTGGGGGTTAATGAAGTTCCTGCAGAAGGATTTCGCCATGCTGCAATGAAAATTGAATTAGCGAGATGCGTAATGGGGAAACACATGGAGCCTGTACAGCAGGGCAAGAAGGGAGATTCATTGGTTTTTCTATCCCATCCCAAGGCTGCTGGGCCTATGTGAGCAGGTCACATAAGTCACGGAAAATAAACCTTTATGTAAGAAGCAACCCTcacattttctcctcctgttaGTGACTGCCAGCATTCACCTCTGGAAGGCCACATCAATACCAGGAGATATGAGGAGCAACAGCTACAAAAGGGGAATCACAATATTCACCAGCGAGAACTGGGATCCTCTACTTGTCCCTTACTATTTTGCAgttattctttttttgtctAATAAAAGCCTTGATTTCAGGAGACCTGATTTTTGGGAGTCTTTTGAGCAGAGCTTCTATTTAAACTGTAGACCTGGAAACCAGGACTTACAGAAACCCACCCAGGTAATTATTACTGCCAACCATCTACAGGGTGGTGAGTtttttggtgggatttttttcccccttttaatATAAGTGAAATAAGAATATTCAGTTAGTTTACCTGAGCAACAGGATAAGAAAACAGATGGCAAAATACATTCCAACAGTGAAAATATAGGCCAGCTGCATGTTGTAAGATGGAccattctttattttactgATTGTAGCATTGGTGTAAAAGCCATAGTAGAGTACAGTTTGTTGAAAATAACCCTGAAAAGACATGGACAGCATTCAGAACGTTTGCATGTGGTGGGAAGTATCAACATCTGAAGGCCAATTAGTGTAGGTGGGAGCTGCCCCATTCCCTACTGTGAAATCACAGGTGTGATTCAATTGCTAAATATCAGACCCTTGGTTTTCCTCCTATGAGCTAAAATCTGCCATAGTTTTGAGGGCTTCTGGAGATATATAAATTACTTGTATCCTTAAGATTCATGTGGGATGGTCGTCAGCATTCAACACCTTTGCAGGATTTGGTCTTTTCTGAAAATTCCTGAAGTGGGAAAGACTTAATTGCTTCCTTTTCTTAGGAGCAAGGTTCTGTATTCACAAATCATATCAACTGGGAAGGAAACACATGATACTCAACACTAGAGTTACTATGTTATAGCTGAACCCCTGCAATGGTGACTGTACTTTGCAAAGTTAAACTTTAAGAGCaattttagaaggaaaaggTTGACACCTTTCCCTTCCAGAAAGATCGTTTCTCAACTAAGCATTAGTAAGAGCAGAGATTTGTTTGTTAACTAGAGAAATCCTTTAACATCAATaagatttacatatttttactgCAAAGTCATCCTCTCATCACTTAGTTGATTAACACTAGCCAAGTTAGAGCAGTGaaaaatcttcctttaaaaCCAGCCTGTGACTTTATTCCCTGAATGTAAAGTTCCCACAATGGAAATGATCCTCCTGTTTCCAAGCCCCAGTGGGAGTTTAGCCAGTTGCCACAGAAAGATCCGTGTGCCCCTTGGAAGAATAAAGCTTTGGAGATAACTATAATTCACAGGATTGCAGATGGAAACCTGCACtgtattt
Encoded here:
- the TMC5 gene encoding transmembrane channel-like protein 5, encoding MSYHYNEAFENPDYHFSETLEIDRKRSSQKNLFSHQSPYNSSLHVSSGEHGGRGQNYPLAVRMASMRHGSEYSEDLPTVYGLSRSPHGNSMDNLSFEPEPELALSPPSTSHLLHRPDTRRISTGSEEEKLVGNLASMSTSERIKAIQKMPENMKKKREIRNKVLKEITEKSRRGRAQLSRCTQCLQGPALLFRRFGNSLAEYFHALRLWHRTLKVIGAEFGTSVLSYFIFLKWLLTFNLFSFLINFSFITIPQFFAAEPNNVSFTGLELFTGAGYFQQTVLYYGFYTNATISKIKNGPSYNMQLAYIFTVGMYFAICFLILLLSMAKSFCRNFINPQTYSGNASRLLCTWDFNITNEKAVKLKQKNLRTQIKEDLMEVNREVLNLSARERLVRIVIHLVSWAASLGTAVAACAGVYFLSINNAKLFVNWHKNDLGSQAATLVLPIVTSLLNTFVPLFYSWLGHLERFQTPGYRIYVTITRNIILKISIVGILCYYWLNVVAASQSQCWETLVGQDIYRLVLVDFIFCLLGSFFGEFLRRIIGTAVCASWGPPEFDIGRNVLELIYAQTLTWIGILFSPLLPGIQMISFSIVFYVKKVSLMMNCQPPRKAWRTAQMTTSFMFLLFFPSFVGVLSVIAVTVWRLKPSEECGPFRGLSSMYAAVSNWIKILEGYTASKWVVWIYSNLITSELFFFILSVLVLIITYLYWQIIEGRKTMARLLRKQIINEGKDKMFLLEKLRALQRAKQTVLAWREQGRQSPYSAGSSRGTGFPQARSSGTGAAEALALALRAREAARWEDEDDDKDF